The proteins below come from a single Chryseobacterium bernardetii genomic window:
- a CDS encoding VWA domain-containing protein yields MTTLKILAIGAAFLNSGINPAVRCSKSDSHLTELTVQNASVSPVNTTSKDNKIQVALLLDTSNSMDGLIEQAKSRLWNIVNTLTSLKYNGQTPQVEIALYEYGNDGIRDENYIRQVTPLTQDLDLVSEKLFALRTNGGSEYCGAVIRDASANLNWDSNEKSMKLIYIAGNEPFNQGKVDYREVISKAKNKNIYTNTIYCGSREEGIQDLWQNGATTGCGKYFNIDSDKRVIYIETPYDTRISECNTKLNDTYIYYGNHGSEYKMKQITQDKNAEVQSVSSLVERTVSKSKKNAYKNEHWDLVDKAEKDESFITNMKPGELPDELKGKSKEEIKKAVSIKSAEREKIQKEIEELSKKRQIYINDEMKKRGTDDSDDLGKAIENSIQELAKKNGYSL; encoded by the coding sequence ATGACAACTTTAAAAATTTTAGCCATTGGAGCAGCTTTTTTAAACTCCGGTATCAATCCGGCTGTCCGCTGCTCGAAAAGTGATTCCCACCTCACTGAGTTAACGGTACAAAATGCATCCGTTTCCCCTGTAAACACTACATCCAAGGATAATAAGATCCAGGTTGCTCTTTTACTTGATACTTCTAACAGTATGGATGGATTAATTGAACAGGCAAAATCCAGGCTCTGGAACATCGTCAATACATTAACCTCATTAAAGTATAACGGCCAGACTCCACAAGTTGAAATTGCTCTTTATGAATATGGAAACGATGGTATTCGTGATGAAAACTATATCCGTCAGGTTACTCCGCTTACTCAGGATCTTGATCTGGTTTCTGAAAAATTATTCGCCTTAAGGACTAATGGAGGAAGTGAATATTGTGGCGCTGTTATCCGTGATGCTTCTGCCAACCTGAACTGGGACAGCAATGAAAAAAGTATGAAACTGATCTATATTGCGGGGAATGAACCATTCAACCAGGGAAAGGTTGACTATCGAGAAGTTATCTCAAAAGCAAAAAATAAAAATATTTATACCAATACCATTTATTGCGGAAGCCGGGAAGAAGGAATTCAGGACTTATGGCAAAATGGGGCCACAACAGGATGTGGAAAATATTTCAACATAGACAGTGATAAAAGGGTGATCTATATTGAAACACCCTATGATACAAGAATTTCCGAGTGTAACACTAAACTGAATGACACTTATATTTATTACGGAAACCATGGTTCTGAATATAAGATGAAACAAATTACCCAGGATAAAAATGCAGAAGTACAATCGGTTTCTAGCCTGGTAGAAAGAACGGTTTCCAAATCAAAAAAGAATGCTTATAAAAATGAGCATTGGGATCTGGTAGACAAAGCTGAAAAGGATGAAAGTTTCATTACCAATATGAAACCAGGTGAGCTTCCAGACGAACTGAAAGGAAAAAGCAAAGAGGAAATAAAAAAAGCAGTGTCTATAAAATCAGCAGAGCGTGAAAAGATTCAGAAAGAGATTGAAGAGCTCTCTAAGAAACGTCAGATCTACATTAATGATGAAATGAAAAAAAGAGGAACTGATGACTCTGATGATCTTGGAAAAGCAATCGAAAACTCTATACAGGAACTGGCGAAGAAAAATGGCTATAGTCTGTAA
- a CDS encoding SpoIIAA family protein produces the protein MITIIPEAPENVAAFNATGEVTKEDFEKLVIPRVKEKVDQFGELNYLLYLDTDLDKFTMGAWLEDLLLGLKNLAKWNRTAIVTDKEGVQNFTDIFSVLMPGEFKSFPKENLYNALYWCKNGNEVEA, from the coding sequence ATGATAACAATTATTCCAGAAGCTCCGGAGAATGTTGCGGCATTCAATGCGACAGGAGAAGTGACTAAAGAAGATTTTGAAAAACTGGTAATTCCGCGCGTAAAAGAGAAAGTAGACCAATTTGGTGAGCTGAATTACTTGCTGTATTTGGATACCGATCTGGATAAGTTTACCATGGGAGCATGGCTTGAAGATCTCTTGCTGGGATTAAAAAATCTAGCAAAATGGAATCGGACAGCTATTGTTACAGACAAAGAAGGCGTACAGAACTTTACGGATATCTTCAGTGTTCTGATGCCGGGAGAGTTTAAATCTTTCCCAAAAGAAAATTTATACAATGCCCTTTACTGGTGCAAAAACGGGAATGAGGTAGAAGCTTAG
- a CDS encoding NAD(P)/FAD-dependent oxidoreductase, protein MDLKSNEPFWLIKNGLIATYPSLKSDEKCDVLIIGGGITGSLIAHQMIKDGYETILIDKRELCNGSTSATTSMLQYEIDVPLYELTEIIGEKGAVASYKACSDAIDTIENLVGKIHSEAGFKRKKSLYFASKKKDAEWLKKEYEARKNAGFEVKWLNADQVYERFGFENTYGGILSRQGASIDAFQFAHELFKHNIRKGLKIFDKTEMTEVEYHKGFNNVKVDSGFQIRAKKIIYCIGYESKTLLKENFVNLKSTYAVVSEVDKDKFKNITRTLVWNTDDPYLYMRTTDDGRVLIGGGDEDFYDAEKRDAILSKKEREILKNLKKIKPDYHFYPDFVWAGTFGETKDGLPYIGEHPKFKNSYFVLGFGGNGITFSVTGMEMSSLFMKGKKHLLSPYFRFGR, encoded by the coding sequence ATGGATCTCAAATCTAATGAACCTTTTTGGCTTATAAAAAACGGGCTGATTGCTACTTATCCTTCTTTAAAATCAGATGAAAAATGTGATGTTTTAATTATAGGAGGCGGAATTACAGGAAGTCTTATAGCCCATCAAATGATAAAGGACGGCTATGAAACAATACTCATTGATAAGCGTGAACTTTGTAATGGAAGTACCTCTGCCACCACTTCAATGCTGCAGTATGAAATAGATGTTCCTCTTTATGAATTAACAGAAATAATAGGGGAAAAAGGTGCTGTTGCCAGCTATAAAGCATGTTCAGATGCTATTGATACCATTGAAAATCTTGTCGGAAAAATACACTCTGAGGCAGGGTTTAAGCGTAAAAAATCATTGTATTTCGCATCAAAAAAGAAAGATGCGGAATGGTTAAAGAAAGAATATGAAGCCAGGAAAAATGCAGGATTTGAAGTTAAATGGCTCAATGCAGATCAGGTTTATGAAAGATTTGGATTTGAAAATACTTATGGAGGCATTTTATCCAGACAGGGAGCCAGTATTGATGCTTTTCAGTTTGCTCATGAACTGTTTAAGCATAATATAAGGAAGGGGTTGAAAATTTTTGATAAAACTGAAATGACAGAAGTGGAATATCACAAAGGCTTTAATAATGTTAAAGTAGATAGTGGTTTTCAGATCAGAGCAAAGAAAATAATCTACTGTATTGGCTACGAAAGTAAAACTTTACTGAAAGAAAATTTTGTTAATCTGAAAAGCACATATGCTGTAGTCTCCGAAGTAGATAAAGACAAATTTAAAAATATTACAAGAACCCTGGTATGGAATACAGACGATCCTTATCTCTATATGCGCACTACTGATGATGGCAGAGTATTGATAGGTGGCGGGGATGAGGATTTTTATGATGCTGAAAAACGGGATGCTATTCTCAGCAAAAAAGAAAGGGAAATTTTAAAAAACTTGAAGAAAATAAAGCCTGATTATCATTTTTATCCAGATTTTGTCTGGGCCGGGACTTTTGGAGAAACAAAAGATGGATTACCCTATATTGGAGAACATCCAAAATTTAAAAATTCTTATTTTGTATTAGGTTTTGGTGGGAATGGGATTACTTTTTCAGTAACCGGAATGGAAATGTCCTCTTTGTTTATGAAAGGTAAGAAGCATCTGTTGTCCCCATATTTTAGGTTTGGAAGATAG
- a CDS encoding SIMPL domain-containing protein, giving the protein MKLKHFLLAGILTLGSFVNAQEIKKNAIEVTGVAEMEVEPDEVTFSIGIKGDNKNDLADNEKKMFDILKNAGIKNEDIKFKSSYQNIYAKNGKFSKNYVFKANAKSNLSKVFEDLNQKWVSSLSISEVKSTKIADFRKAVKINALKAAKEKADYLLESMGKKVGNVLEIVEIEDYTSDTVMPVAYKSRMSNVQLEMADAPVDFSFDNIENIKLKYSIKTRFEIL; this is encoded by the coding sequence ATGAAATTGAAACATTTTTTATTAGCCGGAATTTTAACACTGGGAAGTTTTGTAAATGCCCAGGAAATAAAGAAAAATGCAATTGAAGTAACAGGTGTTGCTGAAATGGAAGTGGAACCGGATGAAGTTACCTTCAGTATCGGAATAAAAGGAGATAACAAAAATGATCTGGCAGACAATGAAAAGAAGATGTTCGATATCCTTAAGAATGCAGGAATAAAGAACGAGGATATCAAGTTTAAGTCTTCATACCAGAACATTTACGCTAAAAACGGAAAGTTTTCCAAGAACTATGTGTTTAAAGCGAATGCAAAATCAAATCTCAGCAAGGTTTTTGAAGACCTGAACCAGAAATGGGTAAGCAGCCTGAGCATCTCAGAAGTAAAGAGCACCAAGATCGCAGATTTCAGAAAAGCAGTAAAGATTAATGCTTTAAAAGCGGCAAAAGAAAAGGCAGATTATCTGCTGGAAAGTATGGGTAAAAAAGTGGGCAATGTTCTTGAAATCGTAGAAATTGAAGATTATACCAGTGATACGGTAATGCCAGTTGCCTACAAAAGCAGAATGAGCAATGTACAGCTTGAAATGGCAGATGCTCCCGTAGATTTTTCTTTTGACAATATTGAAAATATTAAGCTGAAATACAGTATTAAAACGAGATTCGAGATCCTTTAA
- a CDS encoding mannan-binding lectin — MSTFKTNIIAGPLWSNDEAQKLGPRIAAAHLGKFTGQWSTIVQGQMSVIEVELNTEPTGSTEYTLNVLAGPIWSDEDAKAICPSICASYGGTWNGQWTTVVEGKMSVCSCVFKF; from the coding sequence ATGTCAACATTCAAAACAAACATTATTGCAGGACCACTTTGGAGTAATGACGAAGCACAAAAATTAGGACCACGTATTGCTGCGGCACATCTAGGAAAATTTACCGGACAATGGAGTACTATTGTACAGGGACAAATGAGCGTTATAGAAGTTGAGTTGAATACTGAACCAACCGGCAGTACGGAATATACTTTAAACGTTTTAGCCGGCCCAATCTGGAGCGATGAAGACGCTAAAGCGATTTGTCCCTCTATCTGTGCATCCTATGGAGGTACATGGAACGGACAATGGACAACAGTTGTAGAAGGCAAAATGAGCGTTTGCAGCTGTGTCTTTAAATTCTAG